The Pseudomonas saponiphila DNA window GTTCACGCGGCTTGCGCCGACGCTAGCGGATCAGCAGCTGTAGTACAGCTCGTACTCCAGTGGGTGCACGAAGGTACGGACCTTGATCTCTTCTTCGCTTTTCAGGGCGATGTAGGCGTCGATGAAGTCGTCGCTGAAAACGCCGCCTTTGGTCAGGAACGCACGACCTTTGTCCAGCTCTTCCAGGGCTTCCTTCAGGCTGCCGCAAACCTGTGGGATCTCTTTGGCCTCTTCAGGCGGCAGGTCATACAGGTTTTTGTCAGCAGCGTCGCCAGGGTGGATCTTGTTCTGGATACCGTCCAGGCCGGCCATCAGCAGGGCGGCGAAGGCCAGGTACGGGTTGGCAGCCGGGTCCGGGAAACGCGCTTCGATACGGCGGGCTTTAGGGCTCGACACGTAAGGAATGCGGATCGAAGCGGAACGGTTGCGCGCCGAGTAGGCCAGCATCACCGGAGCTTCGAAGCCTGGAACCAGACGCTTGTAGGAGTTGGTGGCCGGGTTGGTGAAGCCGTTCAGGGCCTTACCGTGCTTGATGATGCCGCCGATGAAGTACAGGGCGGTATCGGACAGGCCGGCATAGCCTTCGCCTGCGAAGGTGTTCTTGCCGTCTTTCCAGATCGACATGTGGACGTGCATGCCCGAACCGTTGTCGCCGTACAGTGGCTTGGGCATGAAGGTGGCGGTACGACCGTAGGCGTCGGCCACGTTGTGCACCACGTATTTCAGGGTTTGGGTTTCGTCGGCCTTCTTCACCAGGGTGTTGAACTTGACGCCGATTTCGTTCTGGCCGGCAGTCGCCACTTCGTGGTGGTGAACTTCAACGGTCAGGCCCATTTCTTCCAGTGCGTTGCACATGGAGGTACGGATTTCGTGGTCGTGGTCGAACGGTGGAACCGGGAAGTAGCCGCCCTTGACGCCTGGACGGTGGCCCTTGTTGCCGCCTTCGATGTCCTGGTCGGACATCCACGAACCTTGCTCGGAGTAGATCTTGAACATCGAGCCGGAGATGTCGGACTTGAATTTCACCTGGTCGAAGATGAAGAACTCAGGCTCTGGACCGGCGAATACGGTGTCGCCGATACCGGTGGCCTTCAGGTGCTCTTCAGCGCGCTTGGCGATGGCACGTGGGTCGCGATCGTAACCTTGCATGCTCGAAGGTTCGATGATGTCGCACACCAGGATCAGGGTCGGCTCTTCGGTGAACGGATCCAGCACGGCGGTTTCGTCGTCCGGCATCAGGATCATGTCGGAGGCTTCGATGCCTTTCCAGCCAGCGATGGAGGAACCGTCGAACATCTTGCCGGATTCGAAGAAGTCTTCATCCAGCGCATCACGGGCCGGCATGGTCACGTGATGTTGAGTGCCCTTGGTGTCAGTGAAGCGCAGATCAATCCATTTGACGTCATGATCTTTGATGAGTTGAACCGACTTCGACATAGTGTCCTCCGGGTGGCTTCGGGCTTGGTGTTGGAGTGCCCTTAGAATGTGGGTGATGCCGGCGCGAATACTCTGCCATGGCAACCTGCCTCACAAGGGAGCAAATTGCATGCCAGTGCCCTGCGATGGGTTTTCTGCCCCAAAATCAGGCTTTGTGCGGCGGATTTGGCTAAATCTCGGCGTGTGGCGCACTGCAATGTAGCGCCTTACTTGATAAATGACCTGTTTTGGTGCGCCGAAAACCTTCTGCACATTAATTGGTTAAACCTTGAGCAATTTCCGCTATAATCCGCGCCCCCCTTTTTCGGCTGGCCCAGCGCGCACAGTTTTCATGAAACTAATCGTTAAAGTTTTCCCGGAAATCACCATCAAGAGCCGCCCGGTACGGATGCGTTTCATCCGTCAGCTGGCCAAGAACATCCGTGCCGTGCTCCGCGATCTGGATCCGGCGGTGGTGGTCAATGGTGTGTGGGACAACCTTGAGCTGGAAACCACCCTCAGCGAGCCCAAGGCCCTGAAGGAGTTGACCGAGCGCCTCTGCTGCATGCCCGGTATCGCGCACTTCCTGCAGGTCGACGAATACCCGCTGGGCGACTTCGACGACATGGTCGCCAAGTGCAAGCAGCACTTCGGCGAGGCCTTGCCCGGGAAGATTTTCTCCGTGCGCTGCAAGCGTGCCGGCAAGCATGAATTCAGCTCCATGGACGTGGAAAAGTACGTCGGCAGCCAGCTGCGTCGGCAGTGCGGCGCCGCCGGAATTTCCCTGAAAGAGCCGGAAATTGAAGTGCGGATGGAAATTCGCGACCAACGGTTGTTCGTGATCCACAGCCAGCACAACGGCATCGGCGGCTACCCGCTGGGCGCCCTGGAACAGACCCTGGTGCTGATGTCCGGCGGTTTCGATTCCACGGTGGCGGCCTACCAGATCATGCGCCGCGGCTTGATGGGGCATTTCTGCTTCTTCAACCTGGGCGGGCGTGCCCACGAATTGGGCGTGATGGAAGTCGCGCACTATATATGGAAGAAGTACGGCAGCTCCCAGCGCGTGCTGTTCGTCAGCGTGCCGTTCGAGGAAGTGCTCGGGGAAATTCTCGGCAAAGTCGACAACAGTCATATGGGCGTCATTTTGAAGCGTATGATGTTGCGTGCCGCCTCGAGCATCGCCGACCGCCTGCACATCGATGCACTGGTGACCGGCGAGGCGA harbors:
- the glnA gene encoding glutamate--ammonia ligase, translated to MSKSVQLIKDHDVKWIDLRFTDTKGTQHHVTMPARDALDEDFFESGKMFDGSSIAGWKGIEASDMILMPDDETAVLDPFTEEPTLILVCDIIEPSSMQGYDRDPRAIAKRAEEHLKATGIGDTVFAGPEPEFFIFDQVKFKSDISGSMFKIYSEQGSWMSDQDIEGGNKGHRPGVKGGYFPVPPFDHDHEIRTSMCNALEEMGLTVEVHHHEVATAGQNEIGVKFNTLVKKADETQTLKYVVHNVADAYGRTATFMPKPLYGDNGSGMHVHMSIWKDGKNTFAGEGYAGLSDTALYFIGGIIKHGKALNGFTNPATNSYKRLVPGFEAPVMLAYSARNRSASIRIPYVSSPKARRIEARFPDPAANPYLAFAALLMAGLDGIQNKIHPGDAADKNLYDLPPEEAKEIPQVCGSLKEALEELDKGRAFLTKGGVFSDDFIDAYIALKSEEEIKVRTFVHPLEYELYYSC
- the thiI gene encoding tRNA uracil 4-sulfurtransferase ThiI, encoding MKLIVKVFPEITIKSRPVRMRFIRQLAKNIRAVLRDLDPAVVVNGVWDNLELETTLSEPKALKELTERLCCMPGIAHFLQVDEYPLGDFDDMVAKCKQHFGEALPGKIFSVRCKRAGKHEFSSMDVEKYVGSQLRRQCGAAGISLKEPEIEVRMEIRDQRLFVIHSQHNGIGGYPLGALEQTLVLMSGGFDSTVAAYQIMRRGLMGHFCFFNLGGRAHELGVMEVAHYIWKKYGSSQRVLFVSVPFEEVLGEILGKVDNSHMGVILKRMMLRAASSIADRLHIDALVTGEAISQVSSQTLPNLSVIDCVTEKLVLRPLIASHKQDIIDLAEEIGTADFAKHMPEYCGVISVNPKTHAKRHRVEHEEKEFDMAVLERAIERAKLVPIDRVIDELGQDLQIEEVSEALAGQIVIDIRHPDAQEDDPLELPGIEVQALPFYALNARFKELDPTRQYLLYCDKGVMSRLHAHHLLSEGHANVRVYRPS